A stretch of Eschrichtius robustus isolate mEscRob2 chromosome 6, mEscRob2.pri, whole genome shotgun sequence DNA encodes these proteins:
- the ST6GAL1 gene encoding beta-galactoside alpha-2,6-sialyltransferase 1 isoform X2 codes for MNSQLVTTEGRFLKDSLYNEGILIVWDPAVYHSDIPKWYKNPDYSFFDNFKSYRKLHPDQPFYILKPQMPWELWDIIQEISPEQIQPNPPSSGMLGIVIMMTLCDQVDIYEFLPSKRKTDVCYYYQKFFDSACTMGAYHPLLFEKNMVKHLNRGTDDDIYLLGKATLPGFRSIRCGA; via the exons TTGGTCACCACAGAAGGGCGCTTCCTCAAAGACAGTTTGTACAATGAAGGAATCCTAATTGTATGGGACCCGGCTGTTTACCATTCAGATATCCCAAAG tGGTACAAGAATCCCGACTACAGTTTCTTTGATAACTTCAAGAGTTATCGTAAGCTGCATCCTGATCAGCCCTTTTACATCCTCAAGCCCCAGATGCCTTGGGAGCTGTGGGACATCATTCAAGAAATCTCCCCCGAGCAGATTCAGCCAAACCCCCCGTCTTCTGGGATGCTTG GCATCGTCATCATGATGACACTGTGTGACCAGGTGGATATTTACGAGTTTCTCCCATCCAAGCGCAAGACTGACGTGTGCTACTACTACCAGAAGTTCTTCGACAGCGCCTGCACGATGGGCGCCTACCACCCACTCCTCTTTGAGAAGAACATGGTGAAGCACCTCAACCGGGGCACGGACGACGACATTTACCTGCTTGGAAAAGCCACGCTGCCTGGCTTCCGGAGCATTCGCTGCGGAGCGTAA